In Rosa chinensis cultivar Old Blush chromosome 1, RchiOBHm-V2, whole genome shotgun sequence, a genomic segment contains:
- the LOC112178377 gene encoding rust resistance kinase Lr10, which translates to MGISGISWSLALVVVSLFFQTCNANTKDDSPKCTSSCGNIHNISYPFRLKHDPKHCSSRFTLLCENNITILDQSAVGRFYVQAINYENQTIRVVDPDLFQNNNCSSIPHNRLPFLSGRAMYSYALFSTPIFFLKCNNPVKSFMYVDTAPCINTSAGTASSLASPESPPNTYGYVKVGDMEVGDLNEGCSTEWMASAMLNSFNLYNSSYKYIHNALVYGFELHYTISEPCEQWSTNAKCFPRSTKGFFQLVWELIRKFFAPGYTIHVGYKWLPSNSTDVRWALLFNVGLLFLVKFILGTPFVTVILIKKWRTRHLSSYRTIEDFLHNGSNFVPIRYSFSEVKKMSNNFKNKLGEGGYGSVFKGVLRSGRFGAIKMMANSKSSGQDFVSEVATIGRIHHVNVVQLIGYCVEGSKRALVYDFMPNGSLDKYIFSNAETIPLSVKKMYEISLGVAQGIEYLHQGCEMQILHFDIKPHNILLDENFIPKVSDFGLAKLYSTDDSIVSLTAARGTMGYIAPELFYKNIGGVSYKADVYSFGMLLMEMASKRKNFKELAGHESQTYFPSWVYDQCEKGRDLEMGDATDEEKKIIKRMVVTALWCIQMNPSHRPSMRKVREMLEGDVELLQMPPNPFTCSEEIQIPLADVQNNIDPTCSNAELTCTLSAR; encoded by the exons ATGGGAATAAGTGGAATATCCTGGTCTCTAGCCTTGGTTGTAGTTAGCTTATTCTTTCAAACTTGTAACGCTAACACAAAGGATGATAGTCCCAAGTGTACTTCTTCGTGTGGCAACATCCATAACATAAGCTACCCTTTCCGGCTGAAGCATGATCCAAAGCATTGCTCATCACGGTTTACTCTGTTATGCGAGAACAACATTACAATACTAGACCAATCTGCTGTTGGAAGATTCTATGTACAGGCAATCAACTATGAGAATCAAACAATCCGAGTTGTAGATCCTGACCTATTTCAGAACAATAATTGCTCCTCCATACCCCATAATCGTTTACCTTTTCTTTCGGGTAGAGCTATGTATTCATACGCTTTATTTTCAACACCCATATTCTTCTTGAAGTGTAACAATCCGGTAAAGTCTTTTATGTATGTGGACACTGCTCCCTGCATTAATACTAGTGCTGGTACTGCTTCTTCTTTGGCATCCCCAGAGTCCCCACCAAACACATATGGTTATGTCAAAGTTGGTGATATGGAGGTAGGTGATTTGAACGAGGGTTGCAGTACAGAGTGGATGGCTTCTGCAATGTTGAACTCCTTTAATTTGTACAACAGCTCTTATAAATACATACACAATGCACTCGTGTATGGATTTGAGCTTCATTATACGATTTCAGAGCCTTGTGAGCAATGGAGTACCAATGCCAAGTGTTTTCCACGCAGTACCAAAG GTTTCTTTCAACTAGTGTGGGAGTTAATACGCA AATTCTTTGCTCCTGGATACACCATCCATGTTG GTTATAAGTGGCTGCCCTCCAACTCTACTG ATGTTCGATGGGCACTATTGTTTAATGTTG GACTCCTATTCCTGGTAAAATTTATATTGGGGACTCCATTTGTGACTGTGATTTTGATCAAGAAATGGCGGACGAGACATTTGTCATCGTACAGAACCATCGAAGATTTTCTGCACAACGGTAGCAACTTTGTGCCAATAAGGTATTCTTTCTCAGAAGTTAAGAAGATGTCCAACAATTTCAAGAACAAGCTGGGTGAAGGAGGCTATGGCTCTGTATTTAAAGGAGTGTTACGTAGTGGTCGTTTTGGAGCCATCAAGATGATGGCAAATTCCAAATCAAGTGGACAAGATTTTGTGAGCGAAGTGGCTACAATTGGAAGGATTCACCATGTCAACGTGGTGCAACTTATTGGTTATTGTGTTGAGGGATCAAAACGTGCTCTAGTCTATGATTTCATGCCTAATGGCTCACTTGACAAATACATTTTTTCCAATGCAGAAACTATCCCATTAAGTGTCAAGAAAATGTATGAGATCTCTCTTGGAGTGGCTCAAGGGATCGAATACCTTCATCAAGGTTGTGAAATGCAAATTTTGCATTTTGATATCAAGCCTCACAACATTCTTCTTGACGAGAATTTCATTCCAAAAGTTTCTGACTTTGGTCTTGCAAAGTTATATTCAACTGATGACAGTATTGTGTCTTTGACGGCAGCAAGGGGGACAATGGGATATATTGCACCAGAGTTGTTCTACAAAAATATTGGAGGTGTCTCGTACAAAGCTGATGTGTATAGTTTTGGAATGTTGTTGATGGAAATGGCAAGTAAACGGAAAAATTTCAAAGAATTGGCGGGGCATGAAAGCCAAACCTACTTCCCTTCATGGGTGTATGATCAATGTGAAAAGGGAAGGGACTTGGAGATGGGTGATGCCACTGACGaggagaagaaaataataaaaaggatGGTTGTAACAGCCTTATGGTGTATACAGATGAACCCAAGTCATCGTCCGTCAATGAGAAAAGTCAGAGAGATGCTGGAAGGGGATGTTGAACTCTTACAAATGCCTCCCAATCCTTTTACGTGCTCAGAAGAGATACAGATACCCCTTGCCGATGTCCAGAATAATATTGATCCAACATGTTCAAACGCTGAGCTAACGTGCACACTGTCAGCTAGGTAA
- the LOC112178385 gene encoding rust resistance kinase Lr10, translating into MATVTSEIQQMLVSFFCFFLITSSKLLGAAGNSCTESKCEDNDAPAIHYPFRRGQHCGYDPVLQCTQPNETVVAEKSVVLVKFFVKHIDYKQQKIQLSQPDDCLLLTPLGSPHKPTSPFYFPEDSMNITLYQCPTIPFEREYLKQVPCFGGPASQTYAFPSDLDLLIYMVSVRSCTKMYDVLSLPFGTWWGNKEDFILNWSKPNCTECEAEGKSCRLQMNGTNTEIECVHLRKPSATTKLVATGATVGSFLLLLLLIPVYRAYNSDRKEKEHQKKIERFLEDYKALKPSRYSYADIKRITNQFKDKVGEGAYGTVFKGNLSSELYVAVKVLKISDGNGEEFINEVGTLGHIHHVNVVRLVGFCADGFERALVYDFFPNGSLQDFISSADNKNGFLGWDKLQDVALGIAKGIEYLHQGCDQQILHFDIKPHNVLLDQNFTPKISDFGLAKLCSKDQSIVSMTTARGTMGYIAPEVFSRNFGNVSRKSDVYSFGMLLLEMVGGRKNIGATMDNMHAVYYPKWIYNLLEKGEDLRIHIGEEGNSKIPEKLSIIGLSCIQWYPVARPSMKAVVQMLEGREKLTMPPNPFATTGHSRADVGSIPKRPMCLELETITELE; encoded by the exons ATGGCAACTGTTACTTCAGAAATACAGCAGATGCTCGTCTctttcttctgcttcttcttaaTAACTTCCTCCAAACTGCTGGGAGCAGCCGGAAATTCCTGCACAGAATCCAAGTGTGAGGATAATGATGCTCCAGCCATTCACTACCCTTTCCGTCGCGGACAGCATTGTGGCTATGATCCTGTGCTACAATGCACCCAGCCCAATGAAACAGTAGTTGCGGAGAAGTCAGTAGTGCTGGTAAAATTCTTTGTCAAACACATAGATTATAAGCAACAGAAAATCCAGCTCAGTCAACCAGATGATTGCCTCCTGCTAACGCCTTTGGGCAGCCCACACAAGCCAACTTCTCCTTTCTATTTCCCAGAGGACAGCATGAATATTACCCTATATCAATGTCCTACCATTCCTTTTGAAAGAGAGTATCTAAAGCAAGTCCCTTGCTTCGGTGGCCCTGCCTCCCAAACATACGCCTTTCCTTCAGACTTGGATTTACTTATATACATGGTATCAGTAAGGTCTTGTACAAAGATGTATGATGTTTTATCACTTCCATTTGGAACTTGGTGGGGAAATAAAGAGGATTTTATACTGAATTGGTCTAAACCAAATTGTACTGAATGCGAGGCAGAGGGTAAGAGCTGTAGATTGCAGATGAATGGCACCAACACTGAAATTGAATGTGTTCACTTGAGGAAACCAA GTGCGACAACCAAATTAGTTGCTACAG GTGCAACTGTAGGTTCATTCCTCCTCTTACTACTGCTCATCCCCGTCTATCGTGCTTATAACTCTGATAGAAAGGAAAAGGAacatcaaaaaaaaattgaaagattttTGGAAGATTACAAAGCTCTCAAGCCAAGCAGGTACTCATATGCAGATATCAAGCGAATTACAAATCAATTCAAGGACAAGGTAGGAGAAGGGGCCTATGGAACAGTGTTTAAAGGAAATCTTTCTTCTGAACTCTATGTTGCTGTGAAAGTCTTGAAAATTTCAGATGGGAATGGAGAAGAATTCATAAATGAAGTCGGAACTCTAGGTCATATCCACCATGTTAATGTTGTCCGCTTAGTTGGCTTTTGCGCTGATGGATTTGAACGAGCTCTTGTTTATGACTTCTTCCCCAATGGTTCACTGCAAGATTTCATTTCATCAGCAGATAATAAGAATGGTTTCTTGGGTTGGGATAAGTTGCAAGATGTTGCTCTAGGCATAGCCAAAGGAATTGAATATCTACATCAAGGATGCGATCAACAAATCCTTCATTTTGATATCAAACCCCATAATGTTTTGCTAGACCAAAATTTCACTCcaaaaatttctgattttggtttgGCCAAGTTATGTTCAAAGGATCAAAGTATAGTATCAATGACAACAGCAAGGGGCACTATGGGCTACATCGCACCTGAAGTGTTCTCCAGGAACTTCGGGAATGTGTCTCGCAAGTCGGATGTCTATAGTTTTGGAATGCTGTTGCTTGAGATGGTAGGAGGAAGGAAGAATATTGGTGCAACCATGGATAACATGCATGCAGTTTACTACCCAAAATGGATCTATAACCTCTTGGAAAAAGGAGAAGACCTCCGAATCCATATTGGGGAAGAAGGGAATTCAAAAATTCCAGAGAAACTTTCAATTATTGGGCTCTCATGCATCCAGTGGTACCCGGTGGCTCGTCCTTCCATGAAAGCAGTGGTTCAGATGCTAGAGGGAAGAGAAAAATTAACAATGCCGCCTAATCCTTTTGCAACAACAGGTCATAGTAGAGCAGATGTTGGAAGTATCCCTAAAAGACCCATGTGCCTCGAATTAGAAACAATTACTGAATTAGAGTAA